A window of the Haloquadratum walsbyi C23 genome harbors these coding sequences:
- a CDS encoding DNA topoisomerase IV subunit A: MSTKQDEELAQERLIDLAAEFYDQFDSGDIPAMEIPTRTKTNIVFDEDSEVWVYGDRTSTRSANSVRGARKLLKAAYTIEFLVDQLEEDRSSTLRELYYLSESWDNKEAQFSDQDESNQLVEDLEIVSKVTREDFHMRPEESGATLMGPLELREQTRRGERAIHCQEDVGEGGYQIPNNPDTIDFLDHDIDFVLCVETGGMRDRLIENGFDDMYNCLIVHLKGQPARATRRITKRLHDELSVPVVVFTDGDPWSYRIYGSVAYGSIKSAHLSEYLATPEARFIGIQPTDIVEYELPTDPLADSDVNALESELEDPRFQSEYWTEQIELQLDIEKKAEQQSLASRGLDFVTETYLPERLDDMGVI, translated from the coding sequence ATGAGTACAAAACAAGACGAGGAGCTCGCGCAGGAGCGGCTCATCGACCTCGCAGCAGAGTTTTATGATCAATTCGATAGCGGAGATATTCCAGCGATGGAAATTCCAACGCGGACAAAGACGAATATCGTCTTTGATGAGGATTCAGAAGTGTGGGTATATGGGGATCGCACCTCGACGCGGTCTGCAAATAGCGTTCGTGGAGCCAGAAAATTGCTCAAAGCGGCATATACAATTGAATTTCTCGTTGACCAACTTGAAGAAGATAGGTCATCGACGCTTCGTGAGTTGTATTATCTTTCTGAATCATGGGATAATAAAGAGGCACAGTTCTCTGACCAGGATGAATCAAATCAGCTTGTTGAAGATCTTGAGATTGTCTCAAAGGTAACGCGTGAGGACTTTCATATGCGACCTGAAGAGTCCGGTGCAACACTGATGGGACCACTCGAGTTGCGCGAACAGACCCGTCGGGGTGAGCGAGCAATTCATTGTCAAGAGGATGTCGGTGAGGGCGGATATCAGATCCCGAATAATCCAGACACAATTGACTTTCTTGATCATGACATTGATTTTGTCCTCTGTGTCGAAACTGGTGGAATGCGTGACCGATTAATTGAAAATGGATTTGATGACATGTACAACTGTCTCATTGTGCATTTGAAGGGTCAACCTGCACGGGCAACACGACGAATTACAAAGCGACTGCATGATGAACTGAGTGTTCCAGTTGTCGTGTTTACTGATGGTGACCCATGGTCATACCGGATTTATGGATCAGTCGCATATGGGTCGATTAAGTCCGCGCATCTCTCAGAGTATCTTGCGACACCAGAAGCGCGATTTATTGGGATTCAACCGACTGACATTGTCGAATACGAACTTCCAACGGATCCACTTGCGGACTCTGATGTGAATGCACTTGAGTCCGAACTTGAAGACCCACGATTCCAGTCAGAGTATTGGACTGAACAAATAGAATTACAATTAGACATTGAAAAGAAGGCCGAACAACAGTCACTTGCGTCTCGTGGACTTGATTTTGTAACTGAGACATATCTCCCAGAGCGACTTGACGATATGGGAGTTATATGA
- the thiE gene encoding thiamine phosphate synthase, whose translation MNTSMQTYLVTQEDRSAGRSTTEIVEAAIDGGIDIVQLREKETTARRRYEIGQTVRTQTAQAGVTFLVNDRVDLAAAVNADGVHLGDDDLPVTAAREVLGQDAIIGRSVSTPAAAQRAEDIGADYLGVGAVYPTGTKDVTAESAEIGPKTVTAITDAVSIPVIGIGGITPSNTTEVIRAGADGVAVVSAITTADDPAAATRKLQESVDTASVESQLPSEEPSA comes from the coding sequence ATGAATACGTCGATGCAAACATATCTTGTCACACAGGAGGACCGCTCAGCCGGGCGATCAACAACCGAGATTGTTGAGGCGGCTATTGACGGAGGGATTGATATTGTGCAGTTACGTGAAAAGGAGACAACTGCTCGGAGGCGGTATGAGATCGGTCAGACAGTTCGTACGCAAACTGCCCAGGCGGGGGTGACGTTTCTTGTGAACGACCGCGTAGATCTTGCTGCTGCCGTTAATGCTGATGGCGTTCATCTCGGCGATGATGATCTTCCAGTCACGGCTGCCCGAGAAGTTCTTGGTCAGGACGCGATCATCGGACGGTCAGTCTCAACACCAGCAGCAGCTCAGAGAGCTGAAGATATCGGCGCAGATTATCTTGGGGTTGGGGCTGTGTATCCAACAGGAACAAAAGACGTCACAGCTGAAAGCGCCGAGATAGGTCCGAAAACTGTGACCGCAATTACAGATGCAGTCTCCATCCCAGTTATCGGAATCGGTGGGATTACCCCATCGAACACGACGGAGGTCATACGAGCAGGCGCGGATGGTGTCGCAGTTGTTTCTGCGATTACGACTGCCGATGATCCGGCTGCAGCGACGCGAAAGCTACAAGAATCGGTCGATACAGCCAGTGTAGAGAGCCAATTGCCTAGTGAGGAGCCATCAGCATAA
- the thiM gene encoding hydroxyethylthiazole kinase, which translates to MNEDTTTLVEETNTTTQAALRQLGQTTPLVNAITNDVTVNQVANIILHWGGLPVMSDDVRELDEMVNAAEACLLNMGTVSETGEEAMMTAGQAASEHDAGLVLDPVGAGATATRSRVAERLSTTLDIDVINGNRGEVAALVGEDAEVRGVESVGEHPDAAETAIACAQHTEAVVVSSGVTDIVATAETAFELNVGDEMLGTLVGTGCMLGGTIAAFCGGLDDPLTAALTGTVAFGLAGEAAANGEFGEYAGPASYETTVLDAAAGTDPEMIAAVDIDNRVNRVLAEAK; encoded by the coding sequence ATGAACGAAGATACCACAACACTTGTCGAAGAAACGAATACGACTACCCAGGCTGCGCTGAGACAACTCGGTCAGACAACGCCACTCGTGAATGCCATTACGAACGACGTAACAGTAAATCAGGTTGCAAATATCATCTTACACTGGGGCGGGCTGCCGGTCATGTCGGATGACGTAAGAGAGCTTGATGAGATGGTTAACGCTGCAGAGGCGTGTCTCTTGAATATGGGAACAGTGAGTGAAACGGGTGAGGAGGCGATGATGACCGCGGGACAAGCAGCCTCTGAGCACGATGCAGGATTGGTTCTTGATCCAGTTGGAGCTGGCGCGACAGCGACCCGATCACGGGTTGCAGAGCGATTAAGTACTACTCTCGATATTGATGTCATCAATGGAAATCGTGGTGAAGTCGCAGCGTTAGTCGGCGAGGATGCTGAGGTTCGGGGTGTTGAATCGGTTGGTGAACATCCCGATGCTGCCGAGACAGCGATTGCGTGTGCTCAACATACAGAAGCGGTTGTCGTTTCTTCAGGAGTAACTGATATTGTCGCGACAGCGGAAACAGCATTTGAGTTGAATGTCGGTGATGAAATGCTCGGAACTCTCGTTGGAACGGGGTGTATGCTTGGTGGAACAATCGCTGCATTTTGTGGTGGGTTAGATGACCCATTAACAGCCGCGCTGACGGGGACAGTTGCATTTGGGCTTGCGGGCGAAGCTGCAGCGAATGGTGAGTTTGGCGAGTATGCTGGTCCGGCGAGCTATGAGACAACAGTTCTTGATGCTGCAGCTGGAACCGACCCTGAGATGATAGCTGCTGTTGATATTGATAACCGGGTTAATCGTGTGCTTGCAGAAGCCAAATGA
- the thiD gene encoding bifunctional hydroxymethylpyrimidine kinase/phosphomethylpyrimidine kinase, with the protein MNETTTELPYALTIASSDSSGGAGIQADLKTMTRFGVYGGSVVVSTTAQNTQGVDSTHVLPPAEIRTQFESVAEDIDIDAIKLGMLATAEAIETVDDCLMEYDGPVVIDPVMVATSGDRLLAENAIDVYTDLFSHATLLTPNADETEALTGVWPDTVEARERAAEQFFDWGVDAVLFKGGHIETDENTVQDILIGADAGTQLTITGDRVETAHTHGSGCTLASAIAAGLAHDVDIETAVSDGVEFVQTALQDAATIGANGSVNHLVEFTRDAD; encoded by the coding sequence ATGAACGAAACGACCACAGAACTACCGTACGCACTCACAATCGCCTCCAGTGATTCTAGTGGAGGAGCGGGGATTCAAGCAGATCTAAAAACAATGACTCGATTCGGCGTGTATGGCGGGTCTGTCGTTGTATCAACAACAGCACAGAATACACAAGGTGTTGATTCAACACATGTTCTCCCGCCTGCAGAAATTCGCACACAGTTTGAGTCGGTCGCTGAGGATATCGACATTGATGCGATTAAACTTGGGATGTTAGCTACTGCTGAAGCCATTGAGACCGTTGATGATTGTCTCATGGAATATGATGGACCAGTTGTCATTGATCCCGTAATGGTAGCAACATCGGGGGATCGACTGCTTGCAGAGAATGCGATTGATGTATACACTGATCTATTTTCACATGCAACCCTCCTCACACCAAATGCCGATGAGACAGAAGCACTCACTGGTGTATGGCCTGATACTGTTGAGGCGCGTGAACGTGCGGCTGAGCAGTTTTTTGATTGGGGTGTTGATGCGGTATTATTCAAGGGCGGTCATATAGAAACTGATGAAAATACCGTCCAGGATATACTCATTGGTGCGGATGCAGGAACACAACTTACGATCACCGGTGACCGCGTTGAGACAGCTCACACCCATGGGTCAGGATGTACACTTGCAAGTGCGATTGCCGCTGGGCTTGCTCATGATGTTGATATCGAAACGGCTGTATCAGATGGCGTAGAGTTTGTTCAAACCGCACTACAAGACGCAGCCACGATTGGTGCGAATGGAAGCGTAAATCATCTTGTCGAGTTCACCCGGGACGCTGACTGA
- a CDS encoding MBL fold metallo-hydrolase has protein sequence MTVRIESLSISWLGYATVRIESADGFVTYIDPGRYGVLDNYYAHDGDLVVVTHNHHYDSDAINQVADETATIVAFEGIKTEQIDRDVTAVSNLSYDTIRIDAESHCVVGPVDIWSLPAYNDPDGPTAEADGSVVHPRGLGCGYRLSINNLSIFWPGDSDVLTGFQRLPVDVFLANIGGSVVMNRHAAASLTAALDPQLTIPIHYDTIDLLSTDADAFVIDVAQQNCPVVIEDPNERPT, from the coding sequence ATGACTGTTCGTATCGAATCTCTCAGTATATCATGGCTTGGATATGCAACCGTTCGAATTGAGAGTGCAGATGGCTTTGTGACATATATTGACCCAGGTCGGTATGGCGTTCTTGACAATTACTACGCTCATGACGGCGATCTCGTGGTTGTTACTCATAACCATCATTATGATTCCGATGCTATCAATCAGGTCGCCGATGAAACGGCAACCATTGTTGCATTCGAGGGCATCAAAACAGAGCAAATCGATCGCGACGTCACAGCCGTTTCAAATCTGTCATACGACACAATCCGCATTGATGCTGAATCTCATTGTGTCGTTGGTCCAGTTGACATCTGGAGTCTTCCAGCATATAATGACCCAGATGGACCGACCGCAGAAGCAGATGGCTCTGTTGTGCATCCACGTGGGCTTGGCTGTGGATATCGACTTTCAATAAATAACCTCTCGATTTTTTGGCCTGGTGATTCAGATGTGTTGACTGGATTTCAGCGATTGCCGGTTGATGTTTTCTTAGCGAATATCGGTGGAAGCGTAGTTATGAACCGCCATGCAGCAGCATCCCTTACCGCTGCGCTTGATCCTCAACTGACAATTCCAATCCACTACGACACGATTGACTTACTCAGCACTGACGCCGATGCATTTGTTATTGATGTCGCACAACAAAACTGCCCAGTTGTTATTGAAGATCCGAATGAGCGACCCACGTAA
- a CDS encoding ATP-dependent DNA ligase, translating to MQFDDFANHVITIEAESADLEITSLVSKLLTTAGNMDDKTLSIVVRFIKGTVFPAWSSQTLDIGPALLHTTIAQAAGPNVDSADVENRLAEYGEIGAVAASYDLNGQQGLSAFTPSTPDSLTVGHVDKTLRAVASASGDGSESRRRNLLFGLFSQASSSEARVLARLILGEMRIGVGTGTVRDAIISGFIEPAADADKKTLESREDAESVPPASQPEMTNKISGDTSPNTSESVQTKESDPDTSSNVDPSAVVERALQVSNDYGMVATIARNQGQAGLIDISLEVGRPIQAMLAQAADGVDAVDTWDAVAIETKFDGARVQIHTDGESVSLYSRNMEDVTDPLPEIVEFISQKVTVPAILDAEVVAVSDDDDPLAFQEVLRRFRRKYDIDAMRESVNLNVYVFDCLHIDDADLLDIPLRERRERLRELFNTTDALSPFQLTTDPNVIAQARSKALSNGHEGVMLKDPDSTYNPGSRGQHWLKHKPDVETLDLVVTGAEWGEGRRANVFGTFVVSARTTADEQQFNSLGKVATGLTDDQLTTLTEQLRPHVRSEDGQTVMIEPAIVVEVGYEEIQRSPTYDSGFALRFPRVVGIRHDKAISDVDSLSRIKHLTTGESPD from the coding sequence ATGCAGTTTGATGATTTTGCTAATCATGTTATTACGATTGAGGCTGAATCTGCAGATCTAGAGATTACTTCACTTGTTAGTAAATTATTAACAACGGCTGGAAACATGGATGACAAAACGCTCAGTATTGTTGTTCGGTTTATTAAAGGAACGGTGTTTCCTGCATGGTCATCACAAACCCTCGATATTGGACCCGCGTTGTTACATACGACGATTGCTCAGGCTGCTGGACCGAATGTTGACTCAGCAGATGTTGAAAATCGCCTTGCAGAGTATGGCGAGATTGGGGCTGTCGCAGCGAGTTATGATCTGAACGGGCAGCAGGGATTGTCTGCATTTACTCCATCGACGCCAGATTCGCTAACCGTCGGTCACGTCGATAAAACGCTTCGTGCAGTTGCATCAGCAAGTGGTGATGGGAGCGAAAGCCGTCGTCGTAATCTGCTTTTCGGATTGTTCTCTCAGGCCTCATCATCAGAAGCTCGCGTTCTTGCACGACTCATCCTCGGTGAAATGCGAATTGGTGTTGGAACTGGAACTGTTCGTGATGCAATTATCTCAGGGTTTATCGAACCAGCGGCAGATGCCGATAAGAAAACACTAGAATCTCGTGAAGATGCCGAATCAGTGCCTCCTGCGTCCCAACCGGAGATGACTAATAAAATCAGCGGTGACACAAGCCCGAATACGTCTGAGAGTGTACAAACTAAAGAAAGCGACCCTGATACGTCTTCTAATGTAGATCCATCTGCAGTTGTTGAACGTGCGTTGCAGGTATCAAATGATTATGGCATGGTTGCTACTATTGCACGAAACCAGGGGCAAGCAGGACTTATAGATATCAGTCTTGAAGTCGGGCGACCAATCCAGGCAATGCTTGCACAAGCAGCCGACGGTGTTGATGCTGTTGATACGTGGGATGCGGTGGCTATTGAGACGAAATTTGACGGAGCACGAGTACAGATACACACAGATGGCGAGTCAGTCTCGTTGTATTCACGCAATATGGAGGATGTTACTGATCCGCTTCCCGAGATTGTTGAGTTTATTTCTCAGAAAGTTACCGTTCCAGCTATTCTTGATGCTGAGGTCGTCGCGGTAAGCGATGATGATGACCCATTGGCATTTCAGGAGGTCCTTCGTCGATTTCGGCGAAAATACGATATTGATGCAATGCGTGAGTCTGTCAATCTCAACGTATATGTGTTTGATTGTCTCCATATCGATGACGCTGATTTACTTGATATACCACTCCGTGAACGACGGGAGAGACTTCGTGAGTTATTCAATACGACTGATGCCCTCTCACCATTCCAACTCACAACTGACCCCAATGTAATTGCGCAAGCACGGAGCAAAGCCCTTTCAAATGGACATGAGGGTGTCATGCTGAAAGATCCTGACTCAACATACAACCCAGGATCCCGTGGACAACACTGGCTTAAACACAAACCCGATGTTGAAACACTTGATCTTGTTGTTACCGGTGCCGAGTGGGGCGAAGGTCGGCGTGCAAATGTGTTTGGAACGTTTGTTGTTTCTGCACGAACAACAGCAGATGAACAGCAATTTAATTCACTCGGGAAAGTTGCAACAGGACTCACAGATGACCAACTTACAACCCTAACTGAGCAATTGCGCCCACATGTTCGCTCAGAAGATGGACAGACCGTCATGATTGAACCCGCAATTGTTGTTGAAGTTGGATATGAGGAGATTCAACGCTCACCGACGTATGACTCTGGATTTGCCCTCCGGTTTCCGCGTGTTGTTGGAATCCGACATGACAAAGCAATCAGCGACGTTGATTCACTTTCTCGAATCAAACATCTCACCACAGGCGAGTCACCTGATTAG
- the psmB gene encoding archaeal proteasome endopeptidase complex subunit beta: MRTPMNNDISGRPDSLNGDRSDVFSPELGEFPNADDRANDIGDMETKTGTTTVGLKTQDGTVLATDMRASLGRMVSSKDVQKVEEIHPTGALTIAGSVSAAQSLISSIRAEVRLYEARRGEDMSMEALSTLLGNFLRSGGFFIVQPILGGVDDDGPHIYSIDPAGSIIEEEYTVTGSGSQYALGVLEQQYNEDLSIEEAKTVAARSIESAVERDLASGNGINVCVVTEDGVEITQHEDFEELV; this comes from the coding sequence ATGCGTACGCCCATGAATAATGATATCTCTGGACGACCAGACTCTCTGAATGGTGACCGCAGTGACGTTTTTTCACCGGAACTTGGTGAGTTCCCGAACGCTGATGACCGCGCTAATGATATCGGCGATATGGAAACAAAAACTGGAACGACAACGGTCGGACTCAAGACCCAGGATGGTACTGTCCTCGCAACAGATATGCGTGCGAGTCTTGGTCGAATGGTTTCATCAAAGGATGTCCAGAAGGTCGAAGAAATTCACCCAACTGGTGCATTGACAATTGCTGGATCAGTCTCAGCCGCACAATCATTGATTAGTTCGATCCGAGCAGAGGTTCGACTATATGAGGCACGACGTGGTGAAGACATGAGTATGGAAGCACTCTCGACTCTTCTTGGAAACTTCCTTCGCTCAGGTGGCTTCTTTATTGTGCAACCTATTCTCGGTGGCGTTGACGATGATGGACCACATATCTACAGCATCGACCCTGCTGGGTCAATCATTGAAGAGGAGTATACGGTTACTGGGTCAGGAAGTCAGTACGCACTTGGTGTTCTCGAACAACAATATAACGAAGATCTGTCGATTGAAGAGGCAAAAACAGTCGCTGCGCGTTCAATTGAAAGTGCTGTTGAGCGTGACCTTGCCTCTGGAAATGGAATTAATGTCTGTGTCGTTACAGAAGATGGTGTTGAGATCACGCAGCACGAGGACTTCGAAGAGCTTGTTTAA
- a CDS encoding DUF555 domain-containing protein yields the protein MTNYLVAMEAAWLVRDVNDIDDAIGVAVSEAGKRLNDRDKEYVEVEVGATPCPACGEPFDSAFIAADTALVGLLLEITVFNADGEKHASRIAKSEVGGALRDVPLSVIDCVETEDDDT from the coding sequence ATGACTAATTATCTTGTCGCGATGGAAGCCGCATGGCTCGTTCGCGACGTGAATGATATTGATGACGCTATTGGTGTTGCTGTCAGCGAAGCGGGAAAGCGGCTCAATGATCGAGATAAGGAATATGTCGAGGTTGAGGTGGGGGCAACACCATGTCCGGCTTGTGGTGAGCCATTTGACTCGGCATTTATTGCTGCGGATACAGCGCTTGTTGGACTATTATTAGAGATTACAGTGTTCAACGCCGATGGTGAGAAGCATGCCTCTCGAATTGCAAAAAGTGAGGTTGGTGGCGCACTGAGAGATGTCCCATTATCCGTAATTGATTGTGTCGAGACAGAAGATGATGATACCTGA
- a CDS encoding ISH3-like element ISHwa12 family transposase, which produces MGDVNLPKLKRILTDPDEFISNSQLKSLSMELLELIPMEGIEGSGLDSDQIMEVVLRAAVDQTSVNGVTTSTEDTPNRETVMDWLHTLEKETMLDAVNDILALVAMTVLDRDGSRTICIDFMNNPFHGCPDDEDEFRRMSARDGTTKCHRYCTAFVLAQGKPLTLAVEPVDGKDSKADAVERVLARVETYPFEIDQILMDRDAFCGELIGVLREAAPPVFPVRTGKETLEEKLTTGSSYMTEEIICEGKEHEQTYPLAVNVTYQNGDRGKSGLKQTGYAAYGLEDRTPRQVAQVYNHRAQIEKSYETFRKARALTTTPSTTIRLFYVGAGFLLEQLWVVLQWAVLARPRRGGRALPTDFTFNNAFLHGVEEVLDDELGWKDEHQTNGQGLPAGHEHGLG; this is translated from the coding sequence GTGGGTGACGTGAACCTACCAAAGCTCAAACGAATCCTCACCGATCCGGACGAGTTCATTTCGAACAGCCAGCTGAAATCTCTTAGCATGGAGTTGCTTGAGTTGATACCCATGGAAGGAATCGAGGGCTCCGGCCTCGATTCCGACCAGATCATGGAAGTCGTTTTACGAGCTGCTGTTGACCAGACATCGGTCAACGGTGTCACAACCAGCACTGAGGACACACCAAACCGGGAGACAGTGATGGATTGGCTCCACACGCTGGAAAAAGAGACAATGCTTGATGCTGTCAACGACATTCTCGCGCTGGTAGCTATGACGGTTCTCGACCGCGACGGGTCGAGAACCATCTGCATCGACTTCATGAACAACCCATTCCACGGTTGTCCAGACGATGAAGACGAATTCCGGCGGATGAGTGCCCGCGACGGCACTACAAAGTGTCACCGCTACTGTACAGCGTTTGTTCTTGCACAGGGGAAGCCGCTGACGCTGGCGGTTGAACCGGTTGATGGCAAAGATAGCAAGGCCGACGCGGTCGAGCGCGTGCTCGCCCGCGTTGAGACTTATCCGTTCGAGATCGATCAGATTCTCATGGACAGAGACGCCTTCTGTGGCGAGTTAATCGGCGTTCTCCGTGAGGCAGCACCGCCGGTCTTTCCGGTGAGAACCGGGAAAGAAACCCTCGAAGAGAAGCTCACAACGGGTTCCTCGTACATGACTGAGGAGATAATCTGCGAAGGGAAAGAGCACGAACAAACGTATCCACTGGCGGTCAACGTCACGTATCAAAACGGAGATCGCGGGAAGTCAGGGCTCAAACAGACAGGATACGCGGCGTACGGTCTGGAAGACCGAACGCCGCGGCAAGTGGCGCAGGTCTACAACCACCGGGCACAGATTGAGAAGAGCTACGAGACATTCCGGAAAGCGCGTGCTCTGACAACAACACCATCGACGACGATTCGGCTGTTCTACGTGGGCGCTGGGTTCCTGCTGGAGCAGTTGTGGGTTGTGTTGCAGTGGGCAGTGCTCGCCCGACCACGGCGTGGCGGGCGAGCACTTCCGACCGATTTCACGTTCAACAACGCGTTTCTCCATGGGGTCGAAGAGGTGCTGGACGATGAGCTCGGCTGGAAAGATGAACACCAGACGAACGGCCAGGGACTACCAGCAGGGCACGAACACGGACTCGGGTAA
- a CDS encoding CBS domain-containing protein, with protein MELPTREDLKQRRDELELTQSSLAKMAGVSQPLIARIEGGDVDPRLSTLRRIVNALDEAEGEVIRADDLMNTNVISVAPDESVEMARDTMLEEGFSQVPVIRDGRPVGMISNSDIRHAPGQADRVGTLPVAEVMRESVTTVEPTAMLEEIDSALDRDAAVLVVKGGETVGIITDADVAARV; from the coding sequence ATGGAACTCCCGACAAGAGAAGACCTCAAACAACGCCGAGATGAACTTGAGTTAACACAGAGCTCACTCGCCAAGATGGCAGGTGTTTCACAGCCTCTGATTGCTCGGATTGAGGGCGGTGATGTCGACCCGCGATTATCGACACTGAGACGGATTGTTAATGCACTTGATGAAGCTGAGGGAGAAGTTATTCGTGCAGATGATCTGATGAATACGAATGTAATTAGTGTTGCACCAGACGAGTCAGTCGAGATGGCACGCGATACAATGCTTGAGGAGGGATTCTCACAAGTACCCGTTATTCGTGATGGTCGACCAGTAGGAATGATCTCGAATAGCGATATTCGGCATGCTCCAGGGCAGGCTGATAGAGTTGGAACACTTCCAGTTGCTGAGGTAATGCGTGAATCAGTGACGACCGTGGAACCAACAGCAATGCTGGAAGAGATTGATTCTGCGCTCGACCGTGACGCAGCAGTGCTTGTTGTCAAAGGCGGTGAGACAGTCGGTATTATCACTGACGCGGATGTCGCCGCTCGAGTCTAA
- the purM gene encoding phosphoribosylformylglycinamidine cyclo-ligase, with product MSNPPDDTAERNTDIKTNASEEDSDELTYAAAGVDIEASEAATAALIDAVGESAGDYAGLIDIGDRYLALATDGVGTKLLVAAAMSEYSTIGIDCIAMNVNDLVAAGVRPVAFVDYLAIDDPDENLTEQIGVGLDTGADIADITLIGGETAVLPEVVDGFDLAGTCAGLTPKDGVFTETANPGDALVGFASSGIHSNGLTLARTAITREYEYTAPCPFDEYETLGAALLEPTRIYTDLLDPMHAHDVRTAAHITGGGLRNLERLGSHRYVIDDPFETPPIFEFVQSAGNVSDSEMYQTFNMGTGFVCAMSPENAEMLAEATEGKIIGQVDTGEGVSIRGLEL from the coding sequence ATGAGCAATCCACCTGACGATACAGCGGAACGTAATACAGATATCAAGACAAATGCATCCGAGGAAGACTCTGATGAACTCACCTACGCTGCCGCAGGTGTTGATATCGAGGCAAGCGAAGCAGCGACCGCAGCACTCATTGATGCTGTTGGTGAGTCCGCTGGTGATTATGCCGGGCTGATCGACATTGGTGATCGATATCTCGCACTCGCGACTGATGGTGTTGGGACGAAATTGCTCGTTGCAGCAGCGATGAGTGAATATTCAACAATCGGAATTGATTGCATCGCGATGAATGTCAATGATCTTGTTGCTGCCGGCGTTCGACCGGTTGCATTCGTTGATTATCTCGCTATTGACGATCCTGATGAAAACCTTACAGAGCAAATTGGCGTTGGACTCGATACAGGCGCTGACATTGCGGATATTACGCTCATTGGTGGTGAAACAGCTGTCTTACCAGAAGTGGTTGATGGATTTGACCTTGCAGGCACATGTGCCGGGCTGACACCGAAAGACGGTGTGTTCACCGAGACAGCCAATCCTGGCGATGCACTGGTTGGGTTTGCGTCATCAGGAATCCACTCAAATGGACTTACACTCGCTCGAACAGCCATCACCCGTGAATACGAATATACGGCTCCCTGTCCATTCGACGAGTATGAGACACTGGGTGCAGCACTTCTTGAACCAACACGGATTTACACAGATCTGTTAGACCCAATGCATGCTCATGATGTGCGTACTGCTGCACACATCACCGGTGGTGGGTTGAGAAATCTTGAACGATTGGGGTCACATCGTTACGTGATTGACGATCCGTTTGAGACACCACCTATTTTTGAGTTTGTTCAGTCGGCTGGCAATGTCTCTGATAGTGAAATGTATCAAACATTTAATATGGGTACTGGATTCGTGTGCGCTATGTCTCCCGAGAACGCTGAGATGCTGGCAGAAGCAACAGAAGGGAAGATAATTGGGCAGGTTGACACTGGTGAGGGTGTCAGTATTCGTGGGCTTGAACTATGA